The following is a genomic window from Miscanthus floridulus cultivar M001 chromosome 14, ASM1932011v1, whole genome shotgun sequence.
GAATATTCAGTGTATGCTTGTATGTATGTTTATTGGGCCGATtgtttcattttgggccaaatgAGCTGCAAATCTCCATTGCGGGTATCGGATCATGTGCCCGTTAAGGCTTGGCGGGCCCGGTAGTTGCCTGGGTTGATTTTCGGGTTCATTCACGAACCCGTTTTCCTTGcatgaagaagaaaaacaacagagACGAGCCATTGGATGCAGATCCAAGGCTGTGGACGTCGACTGAAAAAAGGTGTATATTTCAGTTGACTGGGATATAGCAAGTCCCGTTATTATGTCGTGCATGTGCTAAAAAAACAAAAGGTAGTGATAGATGAGGCGATGCACATAATTGATAGTCCTGTTTGGTTCCCTTCTCTAGCAAGACTGTGCACTGTCATTATTGTTGTTATTAGCTCCCTAGTTAATTTATGGACTGTGGAACGTGACAAGTGTTGAAATTGGAGAAGGAAAGGATACCCAGTTgcacgcagcagcagcagtggtcaAACATGGAAACGAAACAGGCTGCGGCAGCCGCGCGCCTAAGCTGTAGTTTCTTCTTCAAACGCGGGGATGAAGTGGCGCGACACGACGCGCGAGTCGAGCAGCTGGACGACGGCCGGAACCGTCACGCACGGGGGCACCTTGTACTGCCCGACGGACGCGCCGCGGGAGACGACGGCGTAGTCCGACACCTCCTCGAAGGTGCCCGGCCGGACCACCCGGATCTCCAGCGGCCCGATGGAGCCCGGCCGGACCACCCGGATCTCCAGCGGTACGAGTATCAGCGCCTCCTCCATCTCCAAGCAGCACAGACCCAGCACGTCGCCGTCGTCCACCACGCCCGTCGTCGtctcggccgcggcggcggcggtggcggaagAGGAAGACAGCAGCAGCTCCCAGTACACGACGTAGTGCCCCGGGACGGTCTCGGCGCACGTCCGGGCGGTGTAGTCCAGTACGCCCGCGCCGCGCGGGACGAGTAGCGTGGACGACGCGCGCCCCACCGCGCGCTGCAGCTCCGCCTCATCGGTCCTCTCGACGTCGACGGATAGCTGCACGTTGCGGCGGCGCACGAACCGGAGCTCCAGCGCCGCGTTGTGGAAACCCGTCACGCGGAGGACGTCGCCCACGCGGTACCGGTACAGCCCGCCGTAGGTGGTCACCACTAGCTCGTACTCGCGCCTGGCCTCCACGCAGGCCAGCTCCACGAGCTGGTGGCTCGCCGTGGCGTCCGCGCCAGCGGCAGCGGCGTCTGTGGGGAGGAACTCGAAGTAGGCCATGTTGGGCATGATGGTGTACGTGGCCTCCGATGGGTCGCCGCCGGACATCGGCCGGAGGTTGAGGCCGAAGTAGCACTCCGAGGACCCGTAGACGGTGGACACGATGGGCAGGTCGCCGCCGCTGAAGTAACGAAGCGTCGGGACGTACTGCGCCATGGTGCCGGTGCTGATGGTGTCCAGGTACTTGGCGTTCGGCCAAAGGCGCGTCAGGATGCCGGCCCAGCAGTCGTCACCCTGCCTCGAGCCGCCGCCGCACTCCGTCCGGATGAACTGCGCGAGCTCGGGGTCCTGCCGGAGCACGGCATTGACGGCTGCACGCACCGAGGGGTCGGAGACGCGCCGGCTGCCCACGAGCGCGCCGGCTTGGATGTCGGCTGCGAGGTGGCTCCAGTTGCGCTGCAGGAAGGAGACCGCGCGGACGAGGCCGTTCTGTGATCTGGTTATTGTTCCTTCATTGGTCCCCTCTATTATCAACGAATTACAGAGCAAACGACGAACTTTTAAACTTTCATGATAACAGATAGAGTGCAAAAATAAATTTCACCTTCCTCACCCTCCTCCAGTTCCTCCTTTGTTGTCTCGTTCAAAAAAACTTGACAACTTCCTCATCCTCTGGGTTATCACATTTCACATCGAGGCAACAACTACATGATAACAAAACCAGCATCAAACATTACCCACATATAAGTTGAACAGTAGAACCAAAGAAATCAGGGAAGTGGAATCTTCTAACCTTTTAGTTCCTCTCCCTACACCTTCTCCTCCTTTGGGTCATCACATTTCACATCCGAGACAGCAGCTACATGATAACGAAATCAGCATCAAAAAGTTGTTTGTTTGGTTGCCAGCATAGATGACGGTTTTGGTTAAAACTCCTGCAAGAAATGGTGAGGATACCTCCTATCTAATATCAAAATCTCACATCACTACAACTTCCAAATCAAAACAAAAATGATAATAAGCTAAACTAATATTATTAcatctttattttttttcttatccTGGGTACTCACGACAACCTGATCTTTACCGATATGTGCCTATTGTGGATTATCAAATAAGCAGTCAGCGAATGCAGCACACGAAAACTGAAAATTGGCTCAGAAGTTACAACAATATCAGTGACTATCGGAAGTACATAATGATGTGTGCATCTTCTCAGTCATTCTGATAgatcagttattatttacataatATG
Proteins encoded in this region:
- the LOC136503014 gene encoding indole-3-acetic acid-amido synthetase GH3.8-like — its product is FLHSICYHESLKVRRLLCNSLIIEGTNEGTITRSQNGLVRAVSFLQRNWSHLAADIQAGALVGSRRVSDPSVRAAVNAVLRQDPELAQFIRTECGGGSRQGDDCWAGILTRLWPNAKYLDTISTGTMAQYVPTLRYFSGGDLPIVSTVYGSSECYFGLNLRPMSGGDPSEATYTIMPNMAYFEFLPTDAAAAGADATASHQLVELACVEARREYELVVTTYGGLYRYRVGDVLRVTGFHNAALELRFVRRRNVQLSVDVERTDEAELQRAVGRASSTLLVPRGAGVLDYTARTCAETVPGHYVVYWELLLSSSSATAAAAAETTTGVVDDGDVLGLCCLEMEEALILVPLEIRVVRPGSIGPLEIRVVRPGTFEEVSDYAVVSRGASVGQYKVPPCVTVPAVVQLLDSRVVSRHFIPAFEEETTA